Sequence from the Mobula hypostoma chromosome 11, sMobHyp1.1, whole genome shotgun sequence genome:
TGCTGTGTGTTTGACTGTGACAGCCGCCACACGCTGAGCCGAAGGCGGATAATCCCACTGCCGCAGTGGAAGGCGAACCCGGAGACGGACCCAGAAGCCCTCTTCCAGAAGGACCAGTTAGTCCTTGCTCTCTACCCACAGACTACCTGCTTCTATCGAGCTCTCATCCACGCTCCTCCCCAGCGGGTGAGTGCGGGCAGGGTGGGGTCTCTCTGGGCCTTGACCTGGGACAAAGGAGCTGGCTGATCACTACATATCAAACTCAGTCACATCTCCTGTTCAGCTTCTGCCCTTCCAGAGGGGCTGGGGGACACTGGTCAGTTTACAGATCTCCCCGAAGGGAGAGGGACCAGTCAGTGAACAGAACAACTCCGAGGAGAGAGGGACTGCCCACTGTACATTTCCACGTGCTGTAGGGCATGGTGGGGTTTCTGCTGGGGAAGGGTGGGTGAGGTAATACATAGCTGTCAACATACTGATTTCTACCATTTAATGTCTCCTCTGTCCCCAGCCCCAGGATGATTACTCAGTCCTCTTTGAGGACACCTCCTATGCTGATGGATACTCCCCTCCACTCAACGTGGCCCAGCGTTACGTTGTGGCTTGCAAAGAGACCAAGAAAAAGTGATGGACCTTTGGGCCTTACTGGAAAAGTGGAGTTGACTGGGGGGTGGGGTTGTTGGTGAGGTGTCTGTTCACATCCACTCATTTCAATAAATGCATTTGGAAGTTATTCTGGTCGAGTCCCTGGTCAGGCTGAGCTGTGGGTCTCGAGTGTgtcatgggacggtgtggagggagattcactctgtgtctgaccccgggagtgtgtgatgggacggtgtggagggagtttcactctgtgtctgaccccgggagtgtgtgatgggacggtgtggagggagtttcactctgtgtctgaccctgggagtgtgtgatgggacggtgtggagggagattcactctgtgtctgaccccgggagtgtgtgatgggacggtgtggagggagcttcactctgtgtctgaccccgggagtgtgtgatgggacggtgtggagggactttcactctgtgtctgaccccgggagtgtgtgatgggacggtgtggagggagattcactctgtgtctgaccccgggagggtgtgatgggacggtgtggagggagtttcactctgtgtctgaccccgggagtgtgtgatgggacggtgtggagggagattcactctgtgtctgaccccgggagtgtgtgatgggacggtgtggagggagattcactctgtgtctgaccccgggagtgtgtgatgggacggtgtggagggagattcactctgtgtctgaccccgggagtgtgtgatgggacggtgtggagggagtttcactctgtgtctgaccccgggagtgtgtgatgggacggtgtggagggagattcactctgtgtctgaccccgggagtgtgtgatgggacggtgtggagggagattcactctgtgtctgaccccgggagtgtgtgatgggacggtgtggagggagattcactctgtgtctgaccccgggagtgtgcgatgggacggtgtggagggagattcactctgtgtctgactctgggagtgtgtgatgggacggtgtggagggagattcactctgtgtctgaccgcaggagtgtgtgatgggacggtgtggagggagtttcactctgtgtctgaccccgggagtgtgtgatgggacggtgtggagggagattcaccctgtgtctgaccccgggagtgtgtgatgggacggtgtggagggagtttcactctgtgtctgactctgggagtgtgtgatgggacggtgtggagggagattcactctgtgtctgaccgcaggagtgtgtgatgggacagacaAAGGAATTTCTGCGCAGTACTTTGATCCATCCAGCCATTCAACACTTTTCATTCCTCAATGAGTTTATttttaataataaaaaagaacATTTTAAATAACATCTGAGAGTGAGAGCTTGGGGAGGGACCAGTTGCAGAATTTGGTATGGGTGCGGTGAGGGGCACGGATCAGCCCCAGTTGATGTCCTCGGGCGTGCTCTGCAGGACGTTGATGACCAGACCTGTGCCGATGGTCTTGTTCCCATCCCTCAGGGTGAAACGCTGGCCTTTCTCCAACACCATGGGCTGCCgcagggtgagggtgagggaggtgtCTTCCCCAGGCATGACCAGctcctgcagagagagagagagggaaaagaagtgAGCGTGGGGAATGCTCAGTCAAGGTGCAGGTTCCTCCACAGCCCGTGtcccccagcgtcagacactgcactgtgtgtgtgtgtgtcccagcgtcagacaccgcactgtgtgtgtcccagcgtcagacactgcactgtgtgtgtgtcccagcgtcagacactgcactgtgtgtgtgtgcgtgtgtgtcccagcatcagacactgcactgtgtgtgtgtcccagcgtcagaaactgcactgtgtgtgtgtgtgtgtcccagcatcagacactgcactgtgtgtgtgtgtgtcccagcgtcagacactgcagtgtgtgtcccagcgtcagacaccgcactgtgtgtgtcccagcgtcagacactgcactgtgtgtgtgtcccagcgtcagacactgcactgtgtgtgtgtgcgtgtgtgtcccagcgtcagacactgcactgtgtgtgtgtcccagcgtcagaaactgcactgtgtgtgtgtgtcccagcatcagacactgcactgtgtgtgtgtgtgtgtgtcccagcatcagacactgcactgtgtgtgtgtgtgtcccagcatcagacactgcactgtgtgtgtgtgtgtcccagcatcagacactgcactgtgtgtgtgtgtcccagcatcagacactgcactgtgtgtgtgtcccccagcgtcagacactgcacgtgtgtgtgtgtgtgtgtcccagcatcagacactgcactgtgtgtgtgtgtcccagcatcagacactgcactgtgtgtgtgtgtgtcccagcatcagacactacactgtgtgtgtgtgtgtcccagcatcagacactgcactgtgtgtgtgtgtcccagcgtcagacaccgcactgtgtgtgtgtgtgtgtgtgtgtcccagcgtcagacactgcactgtgtgtgtgtgtcccagcgtcagacactgcactgtgtgtgtgtgtgtcccagcgtcagacactgcagtgtgtgtcccagcgtcagacaccgCACtctgtgtgtcccagcgtcagacactgcactgtgtgtgtgtgcgtgtgtcccagcgtcagacactgcactgtgtgtgtgtgtgtcccagcgtcagacactgcactgtgtgtgtgtgtgtgtgtcccagcgtcagaaactgcactgtgtgtgtcccagcatcagacactgcactgtgtgtgtgtgtgtgtcccagcatcagacactgcactgtgtgtgtgtgtcccagcgtcagacactgcactgtgtgtgtgtcccccagcgtcagacactgcactgtgtgtgtgtgtgtcccccagcgtcagacactgcactgtgtgtgtgtgtcccccagcgtcagacactgcactgtgtgtgtgtgtgtcccccagcgtcagacactgcactgtgtgtgtgtgtcccagcgtcagacactgcactgtgtgtgtgtcccagcgtcagacactgcactgtgtgtgtgtgtgtcccagcgtcagacactgcagtgtgtgtcccagcgtaAGACACCGcactgtgtgtcccagcgtcagacactgcactgtgtgtgtgtcccagcgtcagacactgcactgtgtgtgtgtgccccagcgtcagacactgcactgtgtgtgtgtgtgtgtgtcccagcgtcagacactgcactgtgtgtcccagcgtcagaaactacactgtgtgtgtgtgtcccagcatcagacactgcactgtgtgtgtgtgtgtcccagcatcagacactgcactgtgtgtgtgtgtgtcccagcatcagacactgcactgtgtgtgtgtgtcccagcatcagacactgcactgtgtgtgtgtgtgtcccagcgtcagacactgcactgtgtgtgtgtgtcccagtgtcagacactgcactgtgtgtgtgtgtgtcccagcgtcagacactgcagtgtgtgtcccagcgtcagacaccgcactgtgtgtgtcccagcgtcagacactgcactgtgtgtgtcccagcatcagacactgcactgtgtgtgtgtgcgtgtgtcccagcgtcagacactgcactgtgtgtgtgtgtgtgtgtgtgtgtgtgtcccagcgtcagacactgcactgtgtgtgtgtgtcccagcgtcagaaactgcactgtgtgtgtgtgtcccagcatcagacactgcactgtgtgtgtgtgtcccagcatcagacactgcactgtgtgtgtgtgtcccagcatcagacactgcactgtgtgtgtgtgtgtgtcccagcgtcagacactgcactgtgtgtgtgtgtgtgtcccagcgtcagacactgcactgtgtgtgtcccagtgtcagacactgcactgtgtgtgtgtgtgtcccagcgtcagacactgcactgtgtgtgtgtgtgtcccagcgtcagacactgcactgtgtgtgtgtcccccagcgtcagacactgcactgtgtgcgtgtcccagcgtcagacactgcactgtgtgcgtgtcccagcgtcagacactgcactgtgtgtgtgtcccagtgtcagacactgcactgtgtgtgtcccagcgtcagacactgcactgtgtgtgtgtgtcccagcatcagacactgcactgtgtgtgtgtcccagcgtcagacactacactgtgtgtgtgtgtgtcccagcgtcagacactacactgtgtgtgtgtgtcccagcgtcagacactgcactgtgtctgtgtgtcccagcatcagacactgcactgtgtgtg
This genomic interval carries:
- the tufm gene encoding elongation factor Tu, mitochondrial, translated to MTLISQFSSGSLRPAQVYVLSKEEGGRHKPFVTNFMPVMFSLTWDMVCRVELPKDKELVMPGEDTSLTLTLRQPMVLEKGQRFTLRDGNKTIGTGLVINVLQSTPEDINWG